In Thamnophis elegans isolate rThaEle1 chromosome 13, rThaEle1.pri, whole genome shotgun sequence, one DNA window encodes the following:
- the OGDH gene encoding 2-oxoglutarate dehydrogenase, mitochondrial isoform X1 codes for MFHLRTCASKLRPLTASQTIKTVSQNKPPPAPRTFQQIRCYSAPVAAEPFLSGTSSNYVEEMYYAWLENPKSVHKSWDIFFRNANAGAAPGTAYQSPPLLNTSLSTLAQSLVQAQPNVDKLVEDHLAVQSLIRAYQIRGHHVAQLDPLGILDADLDSSVPADIITSADKLDLAAFKERLRVLTVGGFYGLHESDLDKVFHLPTTTFIGGNESALPLREIIRRLEMAYCQHIGVEFMFINDLEQCQWIRQKFETPGIMQFSSEEKRTLLARLVRSTRFEEFLHRKWSSEKRFGLEGCEVLIPALKTIIDKSSEKGVDYVIMGMPHRGRLNVLANVIRKELEQIFCQFDSKLEAADEGSGDVKYHLGMYHRRINRVTDRTITLSLVANPSHLEAADPVVQGKTKAEQFYCGDTEGKKVMSILLHGDAAFAGQGIVYETFHLSDLPSYTTYGTVHVVVNNQIGFTTDPRMARSSPYPTDVARVVNAPIFHVNADDPEAVVYVCNVAAEWRSTFHKDVVVDLVCYRRNGHNEMDEPMFTQPLMYKQIRKQKPVLQKYAETLISQAVVNQPEYEEEISKYDKICEEAHARSKDEKILHIKHWLDSPWPGFFTLDGQPRSMTCPSTGLTEEDLVHIGKVASSVPVENFTIHGGLSRILKTRGELVANRTVDWALAEYMAFGSLLKEGIHIRLSGQDVERGTFSHRHHVLHDQNVDKRTCIPMNHLWPNQAPYTVCNSSLSEYGVLGFELGFAMASPNALVVWEAQFGDFHNTAQCIIDQFICSGQAKWVRQNGIVLLLPHGMEGMGPEHSSARPERFLQMCNDDPDVFPKLDDFDVRQLYDCNWIVVNCSTPANFFHVMRRQILLPFRKPLIVFTPKSLLRHPEARSSFDEMLAGTRFQRVIPDTSLAAQNPEQVKRVLFCTGKLYYELIRERKTRNMEADVAITRVEQLSPFPFDLLLKEFHKYPNADLAWCQEEHKNQGYYDYVKPRLRTTIDRAKPVWYAGREPAAAPATGNKKNHLTELQRLLDTAFNLDSFKGLS; via the exons tCATGGGACATATTCTTTCGCAATGCCAATGCTGGAGCTGCTCCAGGTACTGCTTACCAAAGCCCCCCTCTATTAAATACCAGCCTATCAACCCTGGCACAGTCTCTGGTTCAAGCACAGCCAAATGTAGATAAGCTGGTGGaagatcatcttgcagtccaatcACTTATCAGGGCATATCAG ATTCGAGGGCATCATGTAGCCCAGCTCGATCCATTGGGCATCTTGGATGCTGATCTGGACTCTTCCGTTCCAGCTGATATTATCACTTCCGCAGACAAACTGG atcTTGCTGCATTCAAGGAGCGGCTGAGAGTGCTAACAGTAGGAG GGTTTTATGGCCTACATGAATCGGACCTTGACAAAGTCTTTCACTTGCCAACTACGACTTTCATTGGAGGAAATGAGTCCGCTCTTCCACTTCGGGAAATCATCCGCCGTTTGGAG ATGGCTTACTGTCAGCACATTGGAGTAGAATTTATGTTTATTAATGATCTTGAGCAATGTCAGTGGATAAGGCAGAAATTTGAAACGCCTGGTATCATGCAATTCTCCAGTGAGGAGAAGCGCACCCTGCTGGCCAGACTTGTGCGTTCAACCAg GTTTGAGGAGTTCCTGCACAGAAAGTGGTCTTCTGAGAAACGGTTTGGTTTGGAAGGCTGTGAGGTTCTGATTCCTGCTTTAAAGACAATAATTGACAAGTCAAGTGAGAAAGGAGTGGATTATGTTATCATGGGAATGCCTCACAG AGGGCGCCTGAATGTTCTTGCCAATGTTATCAGAAAGGAGTTGGAGCAAATTTTCTGCCAGTTTGATTCTAAGCTAGAAGCTGCAGATGAA GGCTCAGGGGATGTAAAGTACCATTTGGGAATGTATCACCGAAGGATTAACCGTGTCACTGACAGGACCATCACTCTTTCACTGGTTGCAAATCCTTCTCATTTGGAGGCTGCTGATCCTGTTGTTCAGGGCAAAACAAAGGCAGAACAGTTTTACTGTGGAGACACTGAAGGAAAGAAA GTAATGTCAATCCTTCTACATGGAGATGCTGCTTTTGCTGGCCAAGGGATTGTTTACGAGACTTTCCATTTGAGTGACCTGCCTTCCTATACAACATATGGGACAGTTCATGTGGTGGTGAACAATCAG ATTGGATTCACTACCGATCCTCGTATGGCCCGCTCTTCCCCATACCCAACAGATGTGGCTCGTGTGGTTAATGCACCCATTTTCCATGTCAATGCTGATGATCCAGAGGCTGTGGTATATGTGTGCAATGTGGCAGCTGAATGGAGAAGTACTTTCCACAAAGATGTTGTTGTGGATCTG GTGTGCTACAGACGAAATGGGCATAATGAGATGGATGAGCCAATGTTCACTCAGCCATTGATGTACAAGCAGATCCGAAAACAGAAACCTGTGCTACAGAAGTATGCTGAGACACTGATTTCACAAGCAGTAGTAAATCAACCAGAATATGAG GAGGAAATTTCCAAGTATGACAAAATTTGTGAAGAGGCTCATGCCAGGTCCAAGGATGAAAAAATCCTTCACATCAAGCATTGGTTAGACTCTCCATGGCCTG GTTTCTTCACCCTGGATGGCCAACCTCGGAGCATGACTTGTCCTTCTACTGGCTTGACTGAAGAAGATTTGGTCCATATAGGAAAGGTGGCCAGCTCAGTTCCTGTTGAAAATTTTACCATTCATGGGG GTTTAAGCAGGATTTTAAAAACACGAGGAGAGTTGGTTGCCAATAGGACTGTAGACTGGGCCTTAGCAGAATATATGGCATTTGGCTCTCTTCTTAAAGAAGGAATCCATATTCGGCTGAGTGGACAAGATGTTGAAAGAGGAACATTCAG CCATCGGCACCATGTCTTGCATGATCAGAATGTTGACAAGCGAACCTGTATTCCCATGAATCATCTATGGCCAAATCAAGCTCCTTACACTGTCTGCAATAGTTCTCTCTCAGAATATGGAGTCCTAG GATTTGAGCTGGGCTTTGCTATGGCCAGTCCCAATGCTTTGGTGGTTTGGGAAGCTCAATTTGGCGACTTCCACAATACTGCTCAGTGTATCATCGACCAGTTCATCTGCTCTGGGCAGGCCAAATGGGTGAGGCAGAATGGCATTGTACTCCTTCTTCCCCATGGCATGGAGGGCATG GGCCCTGAGCATTCTTCTGCTCGACCAGAACGATTCTTACAAATGTGCAATGATGATCCAGATGTCTTCCCG AAACTAGACGACTTTGATGTGCGCCAGCTGTACGACTGCAATTGGATTGTCGTAAACTGCTCCACTCCAGCCAACTTTTTCCATGTTATGCGGAGGCAGATACTTCTTCCCTTCCGGAAACCA cTGATAGTCTTCACTCCAAAGTCCTTGTTGCGTCACCCTGAAGCTCGGTCCAGCTTTGATGAAATGCTGGCAG GCACCCGTTTCCAGCGTGTCATCCCAGACACTAGTCTGGCAGCACAGAATCCAGAACAAGTCAAACGGGTTCTCTTCTGCACTGGTAAACTTTATTATGAACTCATCCGAGAGCGGAAGACACGGAATATGGAAGCAGATGTGGCCATCACAAGGGTAGAGCAG CTGTCGCCATTCCCTTTTGACCTCCTGCTGAAGGAATTCCATAAATACCCCAATGCAGACCTAGCTTGGTGTCAAGAAGAGCACAAAAACCAAGGATATTATGATTACGTGAAGCCTAGACTCCGCACGACCATTGACCGTGCAAAGCCAGTGTG GTATGCTGGCCGAGAACCTGCTGCTGCCCCAGCAACAGGCAACAAAAAGAATCACTTGACCGAACTGCAACGCTTGCTGGACACGGCCTTTAACCTCGACTCTTTCAAGGGCTTGTCTTAG
- the OGDH gene encoding 2-oxoglutarate dehydrogenase, mitochondrial isoform X2, whose product MFHLRTCASKLRPLTASQTIKTVSQNKPPPAPRTFQQIRCYSAPVAAEPFLSGTSSNYVEEMYYAWLENPKSVHKSWDIFFRNANAGAAPGTAYQSPPLLNTSLSTLAQSLVQAQPNVDKLVEDHLAVQSLIRAYQIRGHHVAQLDPLGILDADLDSSVPADIITSADKLGFYGLHESDLDKVFHLPTTTFIGGNESALPLREIIRRLEMAYCQHIGVEFMFINDLEQCQWIRQKFETPGIMQFSSEEKRTLLARLVRSTRFEEFLHRKWSSEKRFGLEGCEVLIPALKTIIDKSSEKGVDYVIMGMPHRGRLNVLANVIRKELEQIFCQFDSKLEAADEGSGDVKYHLGMYHRRINRVTDRTITLSLVANPSHLEAADPVVQGKTKAEQFYCGDTEGKKVMSILLHGDAAFAGQGIVYETFHLSDLPSYTTYGTVHVVVNNQIGFTTDPRMARSSPYPTDVARVVNAPIFHVNADDPEAVVYVCNVAAEWRSTFHKDVVVDLVCYRRNGHNEMDEPMFTQPLMYKQIRKQKPVLQKYAETLISQAVVNQPEYEEEISKYDKICEEAHARSKDEKILHIKHWLDSPWPGFFTLDGQPRSMTCPSTGLTEEDLVHIGKVASSVPVENFTIHGGLSRILKTRGELVANRTVDWALAEYMAFGSLLKEGIHIRLSGQDVERGTFSHRHHVLHDQNVDKRTCIPMNHLWPNQAPYTVCNSSLSEYGVLGFELGFAMASPNALVVWEAQFGDFHNTAQCIIDQFICSGQAKWVRQNGIVLLLPHGMEGMGPEHSSARPERFLQMCNDDPDVFPKLDDFDVRQLYDCNWIVVNCSTPANFFHVMRRQILLPFRKPLIVFTPKSLLRHPEARSSFDEMLAGTRFQRVIPDTSLAAQNPEQVKRVLFCTGKLYYELIRERKTRNMEADVAITRVEQLSPFPFDLLLKEFHKYPNADLAWCQEEHKNQGYYDYVKPRLRTTIDRAKPVWYAGREPAAAPATGNKKNHLTELQRLLDTAFNLDSFKGLS is encoded by the exons tCATGGGACATATTCTTTCGCAATGCCAATGCTGGAGCTGCTCCAGGTACTGCTTACCAAAGCCCCCCTCTATTAAATACCAGCCTATCAACCCTGGCACAGTCTCTGGTTCAAGCACAGCCAAATGTAGATAAGCTGGTGGaagatcatcttgcagtccaatcACTTATCAGGGCATATCAG ATTCGAGGGCATCATGTAGCCCAGCTCGATCCATTGGGCATCTTGGATGCTGATCTGGACTCTTCCGTTCCAGCTGATATTATCACTTCCGCAGACAAACTGG GGTTTTATGGCCTACATGAATCGGACCTTGACAAAGTCTTTCACTTGCCAACTACGACTTTCATTGGAGGAAATGAGTCCGCTCTTCCACTTCGGGAAATCATCCGCCGTTTGGAG ATGGCTTACTGTCAGCACATTGGAGTAGAATTTATGTTTATTAATGATCTTGAGCAATGTCAGTGGATAAGGCAGAAATTTGAAACGCCTGGTATCATGCAATTCTCCAGTGAGGAGAAGCGCACCCTGCTGGCCAGACTTGTGCGTTCAACCAg GTTTGAGGAGTTCCTGCACAGAAAGTGGTCTTCTGAGAAACGGTTTGGTTTGGAAGGCTGTGAGGTTCTGATTCCTGCTTTAAAGACAATAATTGACAAGTCAAGTGAGAAAGGAGTGGATTATGTTATCATGGGAATGCCTCACAG AGGGCGCCTGAATGTTCTTGCCAATGTTATCAGAAAGGAGTTGGAGCAAATTTTCTGCCAGTTTGATTCTAAGCTAGAAGCTGCAGATGAA GGCTCAGGGGATGTAAAGTACCATTTGGGAATGTATCACCGAAGGATTAACCGTGTCACTGACAGGACCATCACTCTTTCACTGGTTGCAAATCCTTCTCATTTGGAGGCTGCTGATCCTGTTGTTCAGGGCAAAACAAAGGCAGAACAGTTTTACTGTGGAGACACTGAAGGAAAGAAA GTAATGTCAATCCTTCTACATGGAGATGCTGCTTTTGCTGGCCAAGGGATTGTTTACGAGACTTTCCATTTGAGTGACCTGCCTTCCTATACAACATATGGGACAGTTCATGTGGTGGTGAACAATCAG ATTGGATTCACTACCGATCCTCGTATGGCCCGCTCTTCCCCATACCCAACAGATGTGGCTCGTGTGGTTAATGCACCCATTTTCCATGTCAATGCTGATGATCCAGAGGCTGTGGTATATGTGTGCAATGTGGCAGCTGAATGGAGAAGTACTTTCCACAAAGATGTTGTTGTGGATCTG GTGTGCTACAGACGAAATGGGCATAATGAGATGGATGAGCCAATGTTCACTCAGCCATTGATGTACAAGCAGATCCGAAAACAGAAACCTGTGCTACAGAAGTATGCTGAGACACTGATTTCACAAGCAGTAGTAAATCAACCAGAATATGAG GAGGAAATTTCCAAGTATGACAAAATTTGTGAAGAGGCTCATGCCAGGTCCAAGGATGAAAAAATCCTTCACATCAAGCATTGGTTAGACTCTCCATGGCCTG GTTTCTTCACCCTGGATGGCCAACCTCGGAGCATGACTTGTCCTTCTACTGGCTTGACTGAAGAAGATTTGGTCCATATAGGAAAGGTGGCCAGCTCAGTTCCTGTTGAAAATTTTACCATTCATGGGG GTTTAAGCAGGATTTTAAAAACACGAGGAGAGTTGGTTGCCAATAGGACTGTAGACTGGGCCTTAGCAGAATATATGGCATTTGGCTCTCTTCTTAAAGAAGGAATCCATATTCGGCTGAGTGGACAAGATGTTGAAAGAGGAACATTCAG CCATCGGCACCATGTCTTGCATGATCAGAATGTTGACAAGCGAACCTGTATTCCCATGAATCATCTATGGCCAAATCAAGCTCCTTACACTGTCTGCAATAGTTCTCTCTCAGAATATGGAGTCCTAG GATTTGAGCTGGGCTTTGCTATGGCCAGTCCCAATGCTTTGGTGGTTTGGGAAGCTCAATTTGGCGACTTCCACAATACTGCTCAGTGTATCATCGACCAGTTCATCTGCTCTGGGCAGGCCAAATGGGTGAGGCAGAATGGCATTGTACTCCTTCTTCCCCATGGCATGGAGGGCATG GGCCCTGAGCATTCTTCTGCTCGACCAGAACGATTCTTACAAATGTGCAATGATGATCCAGATGTCTTCCCG AAACTAGACGACTTTGATGTGCGCCAGCTGTACGACTGCAATTGGATTGTCGTAAACTGCTCCACTCCAGCCAACTTTTTCCATGTTATGCGGAGGCAGATACTTCTTCCCTTCCGGAAACCA cTGATAGTCTTCACTCCAAAGTCCTTGTTGCGTCACCCTGAAGCTCGGTCCAGCTTTGATGAAATGCTGGCAG GCACCCGTTTCCAGCGTGTCATCCCAGACACTAGTCTGGCAGCACAGAATCCAGAACAAGTCAAACGGGTTCTCTTCTGCACTGGTAAACTTTATTATGAACTCATCCGAGAGCGGAAGACACGGAATATGGAAGCAGATGTGGCCATCACAAGGGTAGAGCAG CTGTCGCCATTCCCTTTTGACCTCCTGCTGAAGGAATTCCATAAATACCCCAATGCAGACCTAGCTTGGTGTCAAGAAGAGCACAAAAACCAAGGATATTATGATTACGTGAAGCCTAGACTCCGCACGACCATTGACCGTGCAAAGCCAGTGTG GTATGCTGGCCGAGAACCTGCTGCTGCCCCAGCAACAGGCAACAAAAAGAATCACTTGACCGAACTGCAACGCTTGCTGGACACGGCCTTTAACCTCGACTCTTTCAAGGGCTTGTCTTAG